In the genome of Manis javanica isolate MJ-LG chromosome 17, MJ_LKY, whole genome shotgun sequence, one region contains:
- the NUTF2 gene encoding nuclear transport factor 2, which yields MGDKPIWEQIGSSFIQHYYQLFDNDRTQLGAIYIDASCLTWEGQQFQGKAAIVEKLSSLPFQKIQHSITAQDHQPTPDSCIISMVVGQLKADEDPIMGFHQMFLLKNINDAWVCTNDMFRLALHNFG from the exons ATGGGAGACAAGCCAATTTGGGAGCAGATTGGATCCAGCTTCATTCAACATTACTACCAGTTATTTGATAATGACAGAACTCAACTAGGCGCAATTTAT ATCGATGCATCATGCCTTACGTGGGAAGGACAACAATTCCAAGGGAAAGCTGCCATTGTGGAGAAGTTGTCT AGCCTTCCATTCCAGAAAATCCAGCACAGCATCACGGCACAGGACCATCAGCCCACACCAGATAGCTGCATCATCAGCATGGTTGTGGGCCAACTCAAG GCTGATGAAGACCCCATCATGGGGTTCCACCAGATGTTCCTATTAAAGAACATCAACGATGCTTGGGTTTGCACCAATGACATGTTCAGGCTTGCCCTGCACAACTTTGGCTGA